From the genome of Bordetella sp. H567, one region includes:
- a CDS encoding MFS transporter: protein MPIALWALAAGAFGIGTTEFVIMGLLPELSADLGVGLSTAGLLVTGYALGVFIGAPIVTPLMSRLQRKTVLLGLMLLFTVGNLACALAPGYGTLMAARVLTSFAHGAFFGIGSVVATGLVAADKKASAIALMFTGLTLANVMGVPLGTWLGQHFGWRSTFWAVTAIGVVAMIAIALLVPRSRDEHRAHFAQELRTLVRPQVLLGFLMTVLGFGGVFAAFTYIAPILTQLAGFPDTAVSPILLLFGVGLVIGNTLGGKFADRRLMPTLVGTLLILALLQAVFAFTAHAQIAAAITVGLLGAAGFATVPPLQMRVLEKAAGAPNLASAFNIAAFNLGNAAGAWVGGLTIDHGPGLAALPWVASLMTAGGLLVALYSWRLDRRTGPVIAVQPASECA from the coding sequence ATGCCTATCGCCTTATGGGCACTCGCCGCTGGTGCCTTCGGCATCGGGACCACCGAATTCGTCATCATGGGCCTGCTGCCCGAGCTGTCCGCGGACCTGGGCGTCGGCCTGTCCACGGCGGGCCTGCTGGTCACCGGCTACGCGCTGGGCGTCTTCATCGGCGCGCCCATCGTCACGCCGCTGATGTCGCGCCTGCAGCGCAAGACGGTGCTGCTGGGCCTGATGCTGCTTTTCACCGTGGGCAACCTGGCCTGTGCGCTGGCACCCGGCTACGGCACGCTGATGGCGGCCCGCGTACTGACCTCCTTCGCGCATGGCGCCTTCTTCGGCATCGGCTCGGTCGTGGCCACCGGCCTGGTCGCGGCGGACAAGAAAGCCTCCGCCATCGCGCTGATGTTTACCGGGCTGACGCTGGCCAACGTGATGGGCGTGCCGCTGGGTACCTGGCTGGGCCAGCATTTCGGCTGGCGCAGCACGTTCTGGGCGGTAACGGCGATCGGCGTCGTGGCCATGATCGCCATCGCGCTGCTGGTGCCGCGCAGCCGGGACGAGCACCGCGCCCATTTCGCGCAAGAGCTGCGCACGCTGGTCCGTCCGCAGGTGCTGCTGGGCTTCCTGATGACCGTGCTGGGCTTCGGCGGCGTGTTCGCGGCCTTTACCTATATCGCGCCCATCCTGACGCAGCTGGCGGGTTTTCCGGACACCGCGGTGTCGCCCATCCTGCTGCTGTTCGGCGTGGGGCTGGTGATCGGCAACACGCTGGGCGGCAAATTCGCCGATCGCCGGCTGATGCCCACGCTGGTGGGCACGCTGCTGATCCTGGCGCTGCTGCAGGCGGTATTCGCATTCACGGCGCACGCCCAGATCGCCGCCGCCATCACCGTCGGCCTGCTCGGCGCTGCGGGCTTCGCGACGGTGCCGCCCTTGCAGATGCGGGTACTGGAAAAGGCGGCCGGCGCGCCCAACCTGGCCTCGGCCTTCAATATCGCGGCCTTCAACCTGGGCAATGCCGCGGGCGCCTGGGTGGGCGGACTCACCATCGACCATGGCCCCGGCCTGGCCGCGCTGCCGTGGGTGGCCAGCCTGATGACGGCGGGGGGATTGCTGGTGGCGCTATACAGCTGGCGGCTGGACCGCCGGACGGGGCCGGTGATCGCGGTACAGCCCGCTTCGGAATGCGCGTAG
- a CDS encoding NAD(P)H-dependent oxidoreductase, producing the protein MNLHRMLKQREADGKPIRIALIGAGKFGSMFLSQAHRTAGMRLVAVADLKPASARAALTKVGWPAAALQATSIGQACRNGSVYCAEDALAIIAHPEIDVVIDACGSAAAGIRHALACCEHGKHIIMVTVEADALAGPLLARRAREAGIVYSLAYGDQPALICEMVDWARASGFEVIAAGKGTKYLPAFHTSTPDTVWPYYGFTPEMVAAGDFNAQMFNSFLDGTKSAIEMAAVSNSTGLLPAPSGLHFPPCGVDDLARVLRPREDGGTLHHRGQVEVVSSLERDGRPVYRDLRWGVYVVIAADSDYVRRCFKEYGVVTDPTGNYSAMYKPYHLMGMELGISVASVALRREPTGAPTGWHGDVVATAKRDMKPGQVLDGEGGYTVYGRLMPARDSVEGGYLPLGLAHEVKLKSPVRATQALKWSDVDYDDAQDALQFRREMEQGYL; encoded by the coding sequence ATGAATCTTCATCGCATGCTCAAGCAACGCGAGGCAGACGGCAAACCGATACGCATCGCCCTGATCGGCGCCGGCAAATTCGGTTCCATGTTTCTCAGCCAGGCGCATCGCACCGCCGGCATGCGGCTGGTGGCGGTGGCGGATCTCAAGCCGGCGTCGGCGCGCGCGGCGCTGACCAAGGTGGGCTGGCCCGCGGCCGCCCTGCAGGCCACCTCGATCGGGCAGGCCTGCCGCAACGGCAGCGTGTATTGCGCGGAAGACGCGCTGGCCATCATCGCGCATCCTGAAATCGACGTGGTCATCGACGCCTGCGGCAGCGCCGCGGCCGGCATCCGGCACGCGCTGGCCTGCTGCGAACACGGCAAGCACATCATCATGGTCACCGTGGAGGCCGACGCGCTGGCCGGCCCCCTGCTGGCGCGCCGCGCGCGCGAGGCCGGCATCGTCTATTCGCTGGCCTATGGCGACCAGCCCGCCCTGATCTGCGAAATGGTGGACTGGGCACGTGCCAGTGGCTTCGAAGTCATTGCCGCCGGCAAGGGCACCAAATACCTGCCTGCTTTCCATACCTCGACACCGGATACGGTCTGGCCCTACTACGGCTTCACGCCGGAAATGGTTGCCGCCGGCGACTTCAACGCCCAGATGTTCAACAGCTTCCTGGACGGCACGAAGAGCGCTATCGAAATGGCGGCGGTGTCCAATTCGACCGGGCTGCTGCCTGCGCCGTCGGGCCTGCATTTCCCGCCTTGCGGCGTGGACGACCTGGCCCGGGTGCTGCGTCCACGCGAGGACGGCGGCACCCTGCATCACCGCGGCCAGGTCGAAGTGGTGTCCTCGCTGGAACGCGACGGCCGGCCGGTCTACCGCGATCTGCGCTGGGGCGTGTATGTGGTCATCGCGGCCGACAGCGATTATGTACGGCGCTGCTTCAAGGAATACGGCGTGGTGACCGACCCGACCGGCAACTATTCCGCCATGTACAAGCCCTACCACCTGATGGGGATGGAGCTGGGCATCAGCGTGGCCAGCGTGGCCCTGCGGCGCGAACCCACCGGCGCGCCCACGGGCTGGCACGGCGACGTCGTGGCCACGGCCAAGCGCGATATGAAGCCCGGGCAGGTGCTGGACGGCGAAGGCGGCTACACCGTCTACGGCCGGCTCATGCCGGCACGCGACTCGGTGGAAGGCGGCTACCTGCCGCTGGGGCTGGCGCACGAGGTCAAGTTGAAGAGCCCCGTCCGGGCGACCCAGGCCCTGAAATGGTCGGACGTGGACTATGACGACGCCCAGGATGCCCTGCAATTCCGCCGCGAGATGGAACAAGGCTATCTCTGA
- a CDS encoding 5'-3'-deoxyribonucleotidase produces the protein MLILIDQDGVLADFENAFVAAWRLAHPDIPPVEFEDRRSFHILEDYPPALRPRAEALYTAPGFIRDLPPVPGALDAIRELVAVGMDVRICSSPLRQYENCVAEKYQWVERHLGRPWTERLILTRDKTLVQGDILIDDRPAIEGAARPRWRHIVYDAPYNRHVSDKPRLSWSNWRDVLGGELYRADG, from the coding sequence ATGCTCATCCTGATCGACCAAGACGGCGTGCTCGCCGATTTCGAAAATGCCTTCGTCGCGGCCTGGCGCCTGGCCCATCCGGACATCCCGCCAGTGGAATTCGAGGACCGCCGGTCCTTCCACATCCTGGAAGACTATCCGCCGGCGCTGCGGCCGCGCGCGGAAGCCCTCTACACCGCTCCCGGCTTCATCCGCGATCTGCCGCCCGTACCGGGCGCCCTGGACGCGATACGCGAGCTGGTGGCCGTGGGCATGGACGTACGCATTTGCAGTTCTCCCTTGCGCCAATACGAAAACTGCGTCGCGGAAAAATACCAATGGGTGGAGCGCCACCTGGGCCGCCCGTGGACCGAAAGGTTGATCCTGACGCGCGACAAGACGCTGGTGCAGGGCGATATCCTGATCGACGACCGCCCGGCCATCGAAGGCGCGGCCCGCCCGCGCTGGCGGCACATCGTCTACGACGCGCCCTATAACCGGCACGTTTCGGACAAGCCACGCCTGTCGTGGTCGAACTGGCGCGATGTGCTGGGCGGCGAACTCTATCGCGCCGACGGCTAG
- the thpR gene encoding RNA 2',3'-cyclic phosphodiesterase: MPASSQSDPPGPSVRLFFALWPDTATVRELGGWAARAHATCGGRIMRPDTLHLTLGFLGDTPADLLPALVRETQGRRIQPGTVILSRYGAFPRPRIVWAGPADAEDGHPDEGAAQLGAEHRQLWDWVRALHPARPEPHFRPHVTLLRNADTRELPAPAPSRIEWRYERYVLVASMQDGSGRYRIVASTQA, from the coding sequence ATGCCCGCGTCGTCCCAATCCGATCCACCCGGCCCGTCCGTCCGGCTGTTCTTCGCGCTCTGGCCCGACACGGCGACGGTACGCGAGCTGGGCGGCTGGGCCGCCCGCGCCCACGCCACCTGCGGCGGCCGCATCATGCGGCCCGACACGCTGCACCTGACCCTGGGCTTCCTGGGCGATACCCCCGCCGACCTGCTGCCCGCGCTGGTGCGCGAGACGCAGGGACGGCGCATCCAGCCGGGCACCGTCATCCTTAGCCGCTATGGTGCATTCCCGCGGCCCCGCATCGTATGGGCAGGACCGGCCGACGCGGAAGACGGGCATCCCGACGAAGGCGCGGCGCAGCTGGGGGCCGAACACCGGCAATTATGGGACTGGGTACGCGCGCTGCACCCGGCGCGGCCCGAGCCGCATTTCCGTCCGCACGTCACGCTATTGCGCAACGCGGACACACGGGAATTGCCGGCGCCCGCGCCATCGCGCATCGAATGGCGCTATGAGCGGTATGTGCTGGTGGCTTCCATGCAGGACGGGTCGGGACGCTATCGCATCGTGGCCTCGACCCAGGCGTAG
- a CDS encoding efflux transporter outer membrane subunit, producing MKSRMKTLNRYALSALMATILAGCSLTPDYQRPTAPVTAAFKEALPPQQAGQWKTAQPSEALLRGEWWKVFGDDTLNALESQAAEANQNLKAAAARLAQARALQRQTRSGLFPEVTANFGPTRQRASPASEGLPDNGPATTSTLWRGQLGVSYEADLFGRVSSTVDAATADAQQSEALLRSVQLALQGDVAENYFIVRELDAERQIYVQTLALRQQTLDLVERRYKEGDISELDVARARSELASAQSEALGIDRRRAQSEHALAVLLGKAPAEFALPPNPLARIGINVPAGLPSSLLERRPDIAAAERAMAAANDRIGAARAAFFPQLNITGYAGYESSELGNLFEWSSRTFLLGPLTGAMLSLPIFDAGRRQAGLDRARAVYEEDVANYRQTVLGAFREVEDNLANLRILGEQTQAQDRAVQASARAAQLSHTQYKEGSISYLDVIDSDRTVLTQQRVSVQLDGERARSTVNLIRALGGGWGLGTEPAQQADSDPARQADAPPAGGPDTAVPERNDATHLAQPVARR from the coding sequence ATGAAGTCCCGCATGAAAACCCTGAACCGCTACGCGTTGTCGGCATTGATGGCAACGATCCTGGCGGGCTGCTCGCTGACGCCGGACTACCAACGGCCGACGGCGCCCGTGACGGCGGCCTTCAAGGAAGCGCTGCCGCCGCAACAGGCCGGCCAATGGAAGACCGCGCAACCGTCCGAAGCGCTGCTGCGCGGCGAATGGTGGAAGGTGTTCGGCGACGACACGCTGAACGCCCTGGAAAGCCAGGCCGCCGAGGCCAACCAGAACTTGAAGGCCGCCGCGGCGCGCCTGGCCCAGGCGCGCGCGCTGCAACGCCAGACGCGTTCCGGCCTGTTCCCGGAAGTCACCGCCAACTTCGGCCCCACGCGCCAGCGGGCCTCGCCCGCGTCGGAGGGACTGCCCGACAACGGGCCGGCGACCACCAGCACGCTATGGCGCGGGCAACTGGGCGTTTCCTACGAGGCCGACCTGTTCGGCCGGGTGTCGTCCACCGTCGACGCGGCCACCGCCGATGCGCAGCAAAGCGAAGCGCTGTTGCGTTCGGTGCAGCTGGCGCTGCAAGGCGATGTGGCGGAGAACTATTTCATCGTGCGCGAGCTGGACGCCGAGCGCCAGATCTATGTGCAGACGCTGGCACTGCGCCAGCAGACGCTGGACCTGGTGGAACGCCGCTACAAGGAAGGCGATATCAGCGAGCTGGACGTGGCGCGCGCGCGTTCCGAACTGGCGTCCGCGCAGTCCGAGGCGCTGGGCATCGACCGCCGCCGCGCGCAATCCGAACACGCGCTGGCGGTGCTGCTGGGCAAGGCGCCGGCGGAATTCGCCCTGCCGCCCAACCCGCTGGCGCGCATCGGGATCAATGTGCCGGCGGGATTGCCGTCCTCGCTGCTGGAACGCCGGCCCGATATCGCCGCCGCCGAACGCGCCATGGCGGCCGCCAACGACCGCATCGGCGCCGCGCGCGCCGCGTTCTTTCCGCAGTTGAACATTACCGGCTACGCGGGCTATGAATCGTCCGAGCTGGGCAACCTGTTCGAGTGGTCCAGCCGCACCTTCCTGCTGGGACCGCTGACCGGCGCCATGCTGAGCCTGCCGATCTTCGACGCGGGACGCCGCCAGGCCGGGCTGGACCGCGCGCGCGCCGTCTACGAGGAAGACGTGGCCAACTATCGCCAGACGGTGCTGGGTGCGTTCCGCGAGGTCGAGGACAACCTGGCCAATCTGCGCATCCTGGGCGAACAGACCCAGGCCCAGGACCGCGCCGTGCAGGCGTCCGCGCGTGCCGCGCAGTTGTCGCATACCCAGTACAAGGAAGGCTCGATCAGCTACCTGGACGTGATCGATTCCGACCGCACGGTGCTCACGCAGCAGCGTGTGTCCGTGCAGCTGGATGGCGAGCGTGCCCGGTCCACGGTAAACCTGATCCGGGCTTTGGGCGGCGGCTGGGGACTCGGCACCGAACCGGCGCAACAGGCCGACAGCGACCCGGCGCGGCAGGCTGATGCCCCGCCGGCCGGTGGCCCGGACACCGCCGTCCCCGAGCGGAACGACGCCACGCACTTGGCACAGCCCGTGGCGCGGCGCTGA
- a CDS encoding efflux RND transporter permease subunit codes for MNISKFFIDRPIFAGVLSVLILLAGILAMFQLPISEYPEVVPPSVVVHAQYPGANPKVIAETVAAPLEEQINGVENMLYMQAQANSDGNMTLTVYFKLGVDPDKAQQLVQNRVSQALPRLPDDVQRLGVTTAKSSPTLTLVVHLISPDNRYDMTYLRNYAVLNVKDRLSRISGVGDVQLWGSGDYSMRIWLDPQKVAQLGMTASDVVAAIREQNVQVAAGVIGASPTLSNVPLQLNVNTQGRLASEDEFRNIVLKTSPDGGVVRLGDVARVELDAAEYGLRSLLDNKPAVALGIMQAPGANALDVSKQVREAMKELSADFPPSVKYDVVYDPTQFVRASIEAVVHTLLEAIALVVVVVIIFLQTWRASLIPLLAVPVSIIGTFSLLLAFGYSINALSLFGMVLAIGIVVDDAIVVVENVERNISAGLTPREATYRAMREVSGPIIAIAATLAAVFVPLAFMTGLTGQFYKQFAMTITISTVISAFNSLTLSPALAALLLKGHDAKPDWLQRAMNKVLGRFFAWFNRVFNRASESYSGNVGGVIKRKSASLAVYALLLAGTVAISYIVPGGFVPAQDKQYLVGFAQLPNGASLDRTEDVIRRMGDIAMKEPGVDHAVSFPGLSINGFTNSSSAGIVFVTLKPFEERVGAGLPADKIAASLNQKFGAVKDAFIAVFPPPPVMGLGTLGGFKLQIEDRAALGYEALDRATQAFVAAAAKAPELGRSFSNYQINVPQLDVDLDRVKAKQLGVKVTDVFDTMQIYLGSLYVNDFNRFGRVFQVRAQADAPFRARAEDIGLLKTRNAAGDMVPLSSLVRVSQTYGPEMVVRYNGYTAADINGGPAPGYSSDQAKEAAERVAAQTLPRGIKFEWTDLTYQQILAGNAGVWVFPISVLLVFLVLAAMYESLTLPLAVILIVPMSILAALAGVWLTRGDNNIFTQIGLMVLVGLACKNAILIVEFARELEMQGRSAFDAAVEACRLRLRPILMTSIAFIMGVVPLVYSSGAGSEMRHAMGIAVFFGMLGVTLFGLFLTPVFYVTLRSLNPRKLHSAGKHEAPTTAPHGQTPAHGHPVPGAE; via the coding sequence ATGAACATATCCAAATTCTTCATCGACCGCCCGATCTTCGCGGGCGTGTTGTCGGTGCTGATACTACTGGCCGGGATACTGGCCATGTTCCAGCTGCCGATATCGGAATATCCGGAAGTCGTACCGCCATCCGTGGTGGTGCATGCCCAGTATCCGGGCGCCAACCCCAAGGTCATCGCCGAAACCGTCGCCGCGCCGCTGGAAGAACAGATCAACGGCGTCGAGAATATGCTGTACATGCAGGCGCAGGCCAACAGCGACGGCAACATGACGCTGACGGTCTATTTCAAGCTGGGCGTGGACCCGGACAAGGCGCAGCAGCTGGTGCAGAACCGCGTATCGCAGGCGCTGCCGCGGCTGCCCGATGACGTGCAGCGCCTGGGCGTGACCACCGCCAAGAGCTCGCCCACGCTGACCCTGGTGGTGCACCTGATCTCGCCGGACAACCGCTATGACATGACGTACCTGCGCAATTATGCGGTGCTGAACGTCAAGGACCGCCTGTCGCGGATCTCCGGCGTCGGCGACGTGCAGCTGTGGGGGTCGGGCGACTATTCCATGCGCATCTGGCTGGATCCGCAGAAGGTCGCGCAGCTGGGCATGACGGCCTCCGATGTCGTCGCGGCGATCCGCGAGCAGAACGTGCAGGTGGCGGCCGGGGTGATCGGCGCATCGCCCACCCTGTCCAACGTGCCGCTGCAATTGAACGTCAACACGCAGGGCCGGCTGGCCAGCGAGGACGAATTCCGCAATATCGTCCTGAAGACGTCGCCGGACGGCGGCGTGGTGCGCCTGGGCGACGTGGCCCGCGTGGAACTGGACGCCGCCGAATACGGCCTGCGTTCCTTGCTGGACAACAAGCCGGCGGTGGCACTGGGCATCATGCAGGCCCCGGGCGCGAACGCGCTGGACGTCTCCAAGCAGGTGCGCGAAGCAATGAAGGAACTGTCGGCGGACTTCCCGCCGTCGGTGAAGTACGACGTGGTGTACGACCCGACGCAGTTCGTGCGCGCCAGTATCGAAGCCGTGGTGCATACCCTGCTCGAAGCCATCGCGCTGGTCGTTGTCGTGGTGATCATCTTCCTGCAGACGTGGCGGGCCTCGCTGATCCCGCTGCTGGCCGTGCCGGTGTCCATCATCGGGACATTCTCGCTGCTGCTGGCCTTCGGCTATTCGATCAACGCGCTGTCGCTGTTCGGCATGGTGCTGGCCATCGGGATCGTGGTGGACGACGCCATCGTGGTGGTGGAAAACGTCGAACGCAATATCTCCGCCGGCCTGACGCCGCGCGAAGCGACTTATCGCGCGATGCGCGAAGTCAGCGGTCCCATCATCGCCATCGCCGCGACCCTGGCGGCGGTGTTCGTGCCGCTGGCCTTCATGACGGGCTTGACGGGACAGTTCTACAAGCAGTTCGCCATGACGATCACGATCTCCACCGTGATCTCGGCCTTCAACTCGCTGACGCTGTCGCCGGCCCTGGCCGCCTTGCTGCTCAAGGGCCATGACGCCAAGCCGGATTGGCTGCAGCGGGCGATGAACAAGGTGCTGGGACGCTTCTTCGCCTGGTTCAACCGTGTGTTCAACCGTGCATCCGAGAGTTATTCCGGCAACGTGGGCGGCGTGATCAAACGCAAGTCCGCCAGCCTGGCGGTGTACGCGCTGCTGCTGGCTGGCACCGTGGCCATCTCCTATATCGTGCCCGGCGGCTTCGTGCCCGCGCAGGACAAGCAGTATCTGGTGGGCTTTGCCCAGCTGCCCAACGGCGCATCCCTGGACCGCACGGAGGACGTGATCCGCCGCATGGGCGACATCGCGATGAAGGAACCCGGCGTGGACCACGCGGTGTCCTTCCCCGGCCTGTCGATCAACGGCTTCACCAACAGCTCCAGCGCCGGCATCGTGTTCGTCACGCTCAAGCCCTTCGAGGAACGCGTGGGCGCGGGTTTGCCGGCGGACAAGATCGCCGCTTCCCTGAACCAGAAGTTCGGTGCGGTCAAGGACGCGTTCATCGCGGTCTTCCCGCCCCCGCCGGTGATGGGCCTGGGCACGCTGGGCGGCTTCAAGCTGCAGATCGAGGACCGCGCCGCGCTGGGCTACGAGGCGCTGGACCGCGCCACGCAGGCCTTCGTCGCGGCGGCCGCCAAGGCTCCTGAACTGGGACGATCGTTCTCCAACTACCAGATCAACGTGCCGCAGCTGGACGTCGACCTGGATCGCGTCAAGGCCAAGCAGCTGGGCGTGAAGGTGACCGATGTCTTCGACACCATGCAGATCTACCTGGGTTCGCTGTACGTGAACGACTTCAACCGGTTCGGCCGCGTGTTCCAGGTGCGCGCCCAGGCGGATGCGCCCTTCCGCGCCCGGGCCGAGGATATCGGCCTGCTGAAGACGCGCAACGCCGCGGGCGACATGGTGCCGCTGTCCTCGCTGGTGCGTGTGTCGCAGACCTACGGACCCGAGATGGTCGTTCGCTACAACGGCTACACGGCCGCCGATATCAACGGCGGTCCGGCGCCCGGCTATTCGTCCGACCAGGCCAAGGAAGCGGCCGAACGGGTCGCCGCGCAGACCCTGCCGCGCGGCATCAAGTTCGAATGGACGGACCTGACCTACCAGCAGATCCTGGCCGGCAACGCGGGCGTCTGGGTGTTCCCGATCAGCGTGCTGCTGGTGTTCCTGGTGCTGGCGGCGATGTACGAAAGCCTGACCTTGCCACTGGCGGTGATCCTGATCGTGCCCATGAGCATCCTGGCCGCGCTGGCGGGCGTGTGGCTGACGCGTGGCGACAACAACATCTTCACGCAGATCGGGCTGATGGTGCTGGTGGGCCTGGCATGCAAGAACGCCATCCTGATCGTGGAGTTCGCCCGCGAGCTGGAAATGCAGGGCCGCAGCGCCTTCGATGCCGCGGTCGAGGCCTGCCGCCTGCGTCTGCGCCCCATTCTGATGACCTCCATCGCGTTCATCATGGGCGTGGTGCCGCTGGTGTACTCCTCGGGCGCCGGCTCCGAAATGCGCCACGCGATGGGCATCGCGGTGTTCTTCGGCATGCTGGGCGTGACGCTGTTCGGCCTGTTCCTGACGCCGGTGTTCTACGTGACGCTGCGCTCGCTCAATCCGCGCAAGCTGCATTCGGCCGGCAAGCATGAGGCCCCGACGACCGCGCCGCACGGCCAAACCCCGGCCCACGGCCACCCCGTGCCCGGCGCCGAATAA
- a CDS encoding efflux RND transporter periplasmic adaptor subunit codes for MSVLRSRYALAATFAVVIAIAGGIILVRGQGANSATAAGAPPAAPVDVAAVVERSITDWQSYSGRLEAVDRVEIRPRVSGTLMAVHFKDGSLVRKGDELFTIDPLPYQAEVDRAEANLAGAKARVAYTASELARAQRLITDNAIARRDFEQKQNDAREAAANLKAAQAALEIARLNLGYTHIVAPVSGRVSRAEVTVGNLVAAGAASVPLTTLVSVDPMYASFDVDEQSFLKYVNPARTGKGGQVPVYMGLANEDGYSRRGNVQYVDNRLDTSSGTIRVRATFENGDGTLVPGLYARIRLGGGNPHNAILIDERALGTDQNKRFVMVVDGQNHVQYREVQLGASQDGLRVITDGLKPGEHIVVNGLQRVRPGDAVAPTVVPMAGLESPIRTSRTKTPADPA; via the coding sequence ATGTCTGTGTTGCGCAGTCGCTACGCACTGGCGGCCACGTTCGCCGTCGTCATCGCCATCGCCGGCGGCATCATTCTGGTTCGCGGCCAGGGCGCCAATAGCGCCACGGCCGCCGGCGCGCCGCCGGCGGCGCCCGTGGACGTGGCCGCGGTGGTGGAACGCTCCATCACGGACTGGCAAAGCTATTCCGGCCGCCTAGAAGCCGTGGACCGCGTGGAGATCCGCCCGCGCGTGTCCGGCACCTTGATGGCCGTGCATTTCAAGGACGGCAGCCTGGTCCGCAAGGGCGATGAGCTGTTCACCATCGATCCCCTGCCCTATCAGGCCGAGGTGGACCGCGCCGAGGCCAACCTGGCCGGCGCCAAGGCGCGCGTGGCCTACACGGCGTCGGAACTGGCCCGGGCCCAGCGCCTGATCACCGACAACGCCATCGCGCGCCGCGACTTCGAACAGAAGCAGAACGACGCGCGCGAAGCCGCCGCCAACCTGAAGGCGGCGCAGGCGGCGCTGGAGATCGCCCGGCTGAACCTGGGCTACACCCATATCGTCGCGCCCGTGTCGGGCCGCGTATCGCGGGCGGAAGTGACGGTGGGCAACCTGGTGGCCGCCGGCGCCGCTTCGGTGCCGTTGACGACGCTGGTCTCGGTCGATCCCATGTACGCCTCCTTCGACGTCGACGAACAAAGCTTCCTGAAGTACGTCAATCCCGCCCGCACGGGCAAGGGCGGACAGGTGCCGGTGTACATGGGCCTGGCCAATGAAGACGGCTATTCGCGCCGCGGCAACGTGCAGTACGTCGATAACCGGCTGGACACCAGCTCGGGCACCATCCGCGTGCGCGCCACCTTCGAGAACGGCGACGGCACGCTGGTGCCCGGCCTGTACGCCCGTATCCGCCTGGGCGGCGGCAATCCGCACAACGCCATCCTGATCGACGAACGCGCCCTGGGCACGGACCAGAACAAGCGTTTCGTGATGGTCGTGGACGGCCAGAACCACGTGCAATACCGCGAAGTCCAGCTGGGCGCGTCCCAGGACGGCCTGCGCGTCATCACCGACGGCCTGAAGCCGGGCGAACACATCGTCGTCAACGGGCTGCAGCGCGTGCGCCCGGGCGATGCCGTTGCGCCCACCGTCGTGCCCATGGCCGGGCTGGAGTCCCCGATACGGACCAGCCGGACCAAGACGCCCGCCGACCCCGCCTGA
- a CDS encoding LysR family transcriptional regulator: MDRFQAMQVFVRVVDANSFTRAADHLALPRTTVTTIIQNLEKLLNVRLLNRTTRRLSLTPDGAAYYERCVRILADVEEAEAAFMDASRRPRGKLRIDTPAAIGRLILIPALCEFHQRYPDIELVIGMGDRPVDLVQEAVDCVIRVGELKDSSMVARRIGVFEGITCAAPDYIESHGEPQALEDLADHAAVHYFSSRTGRVIDWDFMVDGQAVEVKMRGVVSVNDADAYMACGVQGFGLIQPPRYMALPYLQTGALKEILPAWKPKPMPISVVYPHNRHLSPKVRAFTDWAAEIFSRCPLLSGRGDAVDSECTWAGQERMKAEAVVNQAQRAAQKARAEHMGRAGQAGVAAQSSADGAQAERVAAQAAAAAAHRPQPGATPVAKRAAVTP; the protein is encoded by the coding sequence ATGGATCGTTTTCAGGCCATGCAGGTATTCGTCAGGGTCGTCGACGCGAACAGCTTCACGCGCGCCGCGGATCACCTGGCGCTGCCCCGTACCACCGTCACCACCATCATTCAGAACCTGGAAAAGCTGCTGAATGTGCGTCTGTTGAACCGCACCACCCGGCGGCTCAGCCTGACGCCGGACGGCGCGGCGTACTACGAGCGCTGCGTGCGCATTCTGGCCGACGTGGAAGAAGCCGAGGCCGCGTTCATGGACGCGTCGCGGCGCCCGCGCGGCAAGCTGCGCATCGACACCCCCGCGGCGATCGGCCGGCTGATCCTGATCCCGGCGCTGTGCGAGTTCCACCAGCGCTATCCGGACATCGAACTGGTCATCGGCATGGGCGACCGCCCCGTCGACCTCGTACAGGAAGCCGTCGACTGCGTGATCCGCGTGGGCGAACTCAAGGATTCCAGCATGGTGGCGCGGCGCATCGGCGTGTTCGAGGGCATCACCTGCGCCGCCCCGGACTACATCGAGTCCCATGGGGAGCCGCAAGCGCTGGAAGATCTGGCCGACCACGCCGCCGTGCATTACTTCTCCAGTCGCACCGGGCGTGTCATCGACTGGGACTTCATGGTGGACGGCCAGGCGGTGGAAGTCAAAATGCGCGGTGTCGTATCCGTGAACGACGCGGACGCCTATATGGCGTGCGGGGTGCAGGGCTTCGGCCTGATCCAGCCGCCGCGGTACATGGCCTTGCCCTATCTGCAGACCGGTGCGCTGAAGGAAATCCTGCCCGCATGGAAGCCCAAGCCCATGCCGATCTCGGTCGTCTATCCGCACAACCGGCATCTGTCGCCCAAAGTACGCGCCTTCACGGACTGGGCCGCCGAAATCTTCAGCCGCTGCCCGCTGCTCAGCGGCCGGGGCGACGCGGTGGACAGCGAGTGCACCTGGGCCGGGCAGGAACGCATGAAAGCGGAAGCCGTGGTCAACCAGGCCCAGCGCGCCGCCCAGAAGGCCCGTGCCGAGCACATGGGCCGTGCGGGCCAGGCCGGCGTCGCGGCGCAGTCTTCCGCGGATGGCGCACAAGCCGAGCGCGTGGCCGCGCAAGCCGCCGCGGCCGCCGCTCACCGGCCCCAGCCTGGCGCGACGCCCGTGGCCAAGCGCGCGGCGGTGACGCCGTGA